A genomic stretch from Candidatus Methanomassiliicoccus intestinalis Issoire-Mx1 includes:
- the cas1b gene encoding type I-B CRISPR-associated endonuclease Cas1b: MEQSYYLFSSGSLHRKDNSLTLIKSDGSYSDIPIERVYDLYIFGEMNYNSSLFSFLGSKKVTVHMFNYYDFYVGSFCPKDSMNSGNILVKQVEHYLDYSKRLEIAKEFILSAADNIYRNLRYYEERDKDLIPYMIYIEELSHMLPDVKSIEELMGIEGNIRQKYYAAFNVIINQEINFTKRVKNPPNNMINTMISYCNSLLYTKILSELYKTYLDPTISYLHQPGTKRFSLCLDISEIFKPLIVDRMIFSMLNKNQITMDDFDNKIGYLRIKEKGVKKIVEEFEKRLQATIKHKTLNRTVSYKHLIRLEAYKLIKHIIGEQKYQGFRIWW, encoded by the coding sequence TTGGAACAGTCATATTATTTGTTTTCTAGTGGCTCTCTTCACAGAAAAGATAATAGTTTAACACTTATCAAAAGTGATGGAAGTTATAGCGATATACCAATTGAACGCGTGTATGATCTCTATATATTTGGTGAAATGAATTACAATTCCTCACTATTTTCATTTCTTGGATCGAAAAAGGTTACTGTTCACATGTTTAACTATTATGATTTTTATGTGGGCTCTTTTTGCCCAAAGGATTCAATGAATAGTGGCAACATTCTCGTTAAACAAGTAGAGCATTATCTTGATTACTCCAAACGATTGGAAATAGCTAAAGAGTTTATTCTTTCTGCTGCAGATAATATCTATAGAAACCTGAGGTATTATGAAGAAAGAGACAAAGATTTGATCCCATATATGATCTATATTGAAGAACTATCACACATGCTTCCAGATGTGAAATCAATCGAAGAATTGATGGGTATCGAAGGAAACATACGACAAAAATATTATGCTGCATTCAATGTGATAATAAATCAAGAAATAAATTTTACAAAGAGGGTAAAGAATCCACCAAACAATATGATAAATACGATGATTTCGTATTGCAACTCACTTTTATATACAAAAATTTTATCAGAATTGTATAAAACATATCTTGATCCAACTATTAGCTATCTCCATCAACCAGGAACTAAACGTTTTTCATTATGCCTGGATATCTCTGAAATTTTTAAACCATTGATAGTTGACAGAATGATCTTTTCAATGTTAAATAAAAATCAGATAACGATGGATGATTTTGATAATAAAATTGGGTATTTAAGAATAAAAGAAAAAGGTGTAAAAAAGATTGTTGAGGAATTTGAAAAACGTTTACAGGCGACTATAAAACATAAAACTTTGAACAGAACAGTTTCATACAAACATCTGATTAGACTTGAAGCATATAAGCTAATTAAACATATAATTGGAGAACAAAAGTATCAAGGATTTAGGATTTGGTGGTAA